One bacterium genomic window carries:
- a CDS encoding MFS transporter yields the protein MKKMSSVGLFLLLNSVYFFSYFQRVGIPGTIFNELQSTFSISATTIVGLGSLTFFVYGLMQIFSGVLSDRFGGFKTFLIGAFLLSVSSILFSFSHSVSMLFTTRAIVGFSAGFIYISLIKILTTIYPEKKFPFYLGITLVLGYSGGIFATYPLERLVSYLGWRNSLFLIGIICSICTIICFSVFRISGTPSTKKQTFSLPLLMGVLKNTRSLPLFISSPINFGIYFLFQSTIGKKFLQDFCAFSSSDASLFTFIMMITNTVFTFVSSYTSGLTGKRRSIITSATFITLTALLILFLNLSFLNKKGLFLVSYILLAIGAAAGPVYTTTMKESNAISIAATSVGLLNTISYLFIGFLGWCTGFILDHFRNASVEKEGIIIYPPSAYRAIFLFCIILAVCSFLVSLLIKDKHTKIMQ from the coding sequence ATGAAAAAAATGAGTTCTGTTGGATTGTTTCTTCTTCTTAATAGCGTATATTTTTTTTCATATTTCCAGAGAGTAGGGATACCAGGTACTATATTCAATGAATTACAATCCACTTTCTCTATTTCTGCTACTACCATTGTGGGTTTAGGTTCTCTTACATTTTTTGTTTATGGGTTAATGCAGATTTTTAGTGGTGTGTTATCTGACAGATTTGGTGGTTTTAAGACATTTCTTATAGGTGCTTTTCTTTTAAGTGTCAGTTCTATTTTATTTTCCTTTTCTCATTCTGTTTCTATGTTATTTACAACAAGAGCAATAGTAGGTTTCAGTGCTGGTTTTATATACATTAGTTTGATAAAAATCCTAACGACAATTTATCCAGAAAAGAAGTTCCCTTTTTATCTTGGTATAACATTAGTACTTGGTTATTCAGGAGGTATCTTTGCCACATATCCTCTTGAACGACTTGTTAGTTATTTAGGATGGAGAAATTCTTTATTCCTAATTGGGATTATCTGTTCAATTTGTACTATTATCTGTTTTTCTGTATTTAGAATATCAGGTACACCATCTACAAAAAAGCAGACATTTTCATTACCACTTCTTATGGGTGTTTTAAAAAATACCCGTTCTCTTCCTTTATTTATTTCAAGCCCTATAAATTTTGGAATTTATTTTCTTTTTCAATCCACAATTGGTAAAAAATTTCTTCAGGATTTCTGTGCTTTTTCTTCATCTGATGCTTCGTTATTTACCTTTATTATGATGATAACAAATACTGTTTTCACTTTTGTTTCAAGTTATACATCCGGACTTACTGGAAAACGTCGCTCTATTATAACATCTGCCACTTTTATTACATTAACAGCCCTTTTAATTCTTTTTTTAAACCTTTCTTTTCTGAATAAAAAAGGGTTGTTTTTAGTATCATATATTTTACTTGCAATTGGAGCAGCAGCAGGACCAGTTTATACAACAACAATGAAGGAGAGTAATGCTATAAGTATTGCTGCGACCTCTGTGGGGTTACTCAATACCATTTCCTATCTTTTTATTGGTTTTCTTGGCTGGTGTACAGGATTTATTCTTGACCATTTTAGAAATGCTTCTGTGGAAAAAGAGGGGATAATTATATATCCACCTTCTGCTTATAGGGCAATTTTTCTTTTCTGTATTATACTTGCAGTTTGTTCTTTTCTTGTCTCTTTATTGATAAAAGATAAACATACAAAAATTATGCAATAG
- a CDS encoding ABC transporter permease produces MGSYNFFLSKKFLSRKKDDHFLWFINFFSIAGIAIGVIALILVIGVMNGFSNDLKKKIIGANPVITIEGRPSIYDYQNIIKKIKENVEEVEGISPFISTQVIYKSDNYMLGGILKGIESDTEKDVTNLEKFIVKGKYSDIENGIILGKELAKELEVVPGDNVWIIVGLIPKQMCFKVVGIFDYGIYSFDVSTGFVSLKNLMDFLNINSVHGIGIKIDNIYNSKETAEKIKKVIAEEYSVSTWIEKNKILFSALALEKKAMAIILSLIIIVASFNIASTLMISVYKKVKDIGILKAIGLTRWEIKKIFFYQGLILGVKGLFSGLVIGLSLSFIVKKYQFIKIPEFVYDLSHLPIEISVMDILWICILVLVIVSFASIYPSTRAAKLNPAEAIRNE; encoded by the coding sequence ATGGGGTCTTATAATTTTTTTCTATCTAAAAAATTTTTAAGCAGGAAAAAAGATGACCATTTTTTATGGTTTATAAACTTTTTTTCAATTGCTGGAATTGCAATTGGTGTTATTGCTCTTATTCTTGTTATTGGAGTAATGAACGGTTTTTCAAATGACCTTAAAAAAAAGATAATAGGTGCAAATCCTGTAATTACAATAGAAGGTAGACCATCTATTTATGATTACCAAAATATAATTAAAAAAATAAAAGAAAATGTTGAAGAAGTTGAAGGAATTTCCCCTTTTATTTCAACTCAGGTAATTTATAAGTCAGACAATTATATGCTTGGAGGTATTTTAAAAGGGATTGAAAGTGATACAGAGAAAGATGTTACAAATTTAGAAAAGTTTATTGTTAAAGGGAAATATAGTGATATTGAAAATGGAATAATTTTAGGGAAAGAATTAGCAAAGGAATTAGAAGTTGTGCCTGGTGATAATGTCTGGATTATTGTAGGACTTATTCCTAAACAAATGTGTTTTAAGGTAGTCGGGATTTTTGACTATGGGATTTATAGTTTTGATGTTTCAACTGGCTTTGTCTCATTAAAAAATTTAATGGATTTTTTAAACATAAATTCAGTTCATGGAATTGGTATAAAAATAGATAATATTTACAATTCAAAAGAAACCGCTGAAAAAATAAAAAAAGTCATAGCAGAAGAATATTCTGTTTCTACATGGATTGAAAAAAATAAAATTTTATTTTCTGCTCTTGCCCTTGAAAAAAAAGCGATGGCAATAATTTTAAGTTTAATTATAATTGTTGCTTCTTTTAATATTGCTTCAACATTGATGATTTCTGTGTATAAAAAGGTTAAAGATATTGGAATACTAAAAGCAATTGGGCTAACTCGTTGGGAAATAAAGAAAATATTTTTTTATCAGGGATTGATATTGGGAGTTAAAGGGCTTTTTTCAGGGCTTGTTATTGGTCTTTCCCTGTCTTTTATTGTTAAAAAATATCAATTTATAAAAATTCCTGAATTTGTATATGACCTTTCTCATCTTCCAATTGAGATTTCAGTTATGGATATTTTATGGATATGTATTTTGGTTCTAGTAATTGTGAGTTTTGCAAGTATTTATCCTTCAACAAGAGCAGCAAAGTTAAATCCTGCTGAGGCAATAAGAAATGAATAA
- a CDS encoding ABC transporter ATP-binding protein has product MNKIKSENITKVYSENVVAIENVNIEIEEKEIVVIFGPSGSGKTTLLNIFGLLDKPTKGNLFFNGELLNNIGERQAAEIRNKKFGFIFQFFYLLPELTVVENVMLPLWIKEKNKGVKKYYKKAEELLEKFGLLKRRDFYPTQLSGGENQRVAICRSLICQPEVIFADEPTGSIDKFSAEIFFNFIINLNKEKYTTFVIATHNENFLQIASKVVYLKEGKIEKIEKRSR; this is encoded by the coding sequence ATGAATAAAATAAAAAGTGAAAATATAACAAAAGTTTATAGTGAAAATGTAGTTGCAATTGAAAATGTGAATATAGAAATAGAAGAAAAGGAAATAGTTGTAATTTTTGGTCCATCTGGTTCTGGTAAAACAACACTTTTAAATATTTTTGGTCTTCTTGATAAACCTACAAAAGGGAATTTATTTTTTAATGGAGAATTATTAAACAATATTGGGGAAAGACAAGCAGCAGAAATAAGAAATAAAAAATTTGGATTTATTTTTCAGTTTTTTTATCTATTACCAGAACTTACAGTTGTTGAAAATGTAATGTTGCCTTTATGGATAAAAGAAAAAAACAAAGGGGTAAAAAAATATTATAAAAAGGCAGAGGAATTACTTGAAAAATTTGGTTTATTGAAAAGGAGGGATTTTTATCCAACACAACTTTCAGGAGGAGAAAATCAAAGAGTTGCAATATGCAGAAGTTTAATATGCCAGCCAGAAGTTATATTTGCAGATGAACCAACTGGAAGTATTGATAAGTTTTCAGCAGAAATTTTTTTCAATTTCATTATAAATTTAAATAAAGAAAAATATACAACTTTTGTTATTGCAACACATAATGAGAACTTTTTACAAATTGCTTCAAAAGTTGTATATTTAAAAGAAGGTAAAATAGAAAAAATCGAAAAAAGGAGTAGATAA
- the ilvE gene encoding branched-chain-amino-acid transaminase, producing the protein MGLTIYLNGKFVSEEEAKVSVFDHGLLYGDGVFEGIRSYNGKIFKLDEHLKRLYNSAKAILLEIPLEFSELKEATIQTVRTNKLKDSYIRIVVTRGVGDLGLDPNKCKIPTLFIIASKIQLYPEVVYEKGIDVVAVATRRNANESINPAIKSLNYLNNILAKIEANNAGATEGIILNQDGFVSEGTGENIFIVKGDTLSTPPVSVGTLEGITRDIVMELGKNIGLKVKEDNITRYDIYTCEEMFLTGTAAEIVPVVKVDGRIIGSAKPGKITKKIRDEFINLTQVEGVPVYE; encoded by the coding sequence ATGGGACTTACGATATATTTAAATGGGAAATTTGTCTCAGAAGAAGAAGCAAAAGTTTCTGTTTTTGACCATGGACTTCTTTATGGAGATGGTGTTTTTGAAGGTATAAGAAGTTATAATGGTAAAATTTTTAAGCTTGATGAGCATCTTAAACGACTTTATAATTCAGCAAAAGCAATATTACTGGAAATTCCTCTTGAATTTTCAGAACTTAAAGAAGCAACAATCCAAACTGTGAGAACAAATAAATTAAAAGATAGTTATATAAGAATAGTTGTTACAAGAGGAGTTGGGGACCTTGGACTTGACCCGAATAAATGTAAAATCCCTACTCTTTTTATAATTGCAAGCAAAATTCAGTTATATCCAGAAGTTGTTTATGAAAAAGGAATTGATGTAGTTGCAGTTGCAACAAGAAGAAATGCCAATGAATCAATAAATCCAGCAATAAAGTCGCTGAATTACTTAAATAATATATTGGCAAAAATTGAAGCAAATAATGCAGGAGCAACAGAAGGAATTATTTTAAATCAGGATGGATTTGTTTCAGAAGGCACTGGTGAAAACATATTTATTGTTAAAGGAGATACTCTTTCTACGCCACCCGTATCAGTTGGAACATTAGAAGGTATAACAAGAGATATTGTTATGGAATTGGGTAAAAATATTGGTTTAAAAGTTAAAGAAGATAACATTACAAGATATGATATTTATACATGTGAAGAAATGTTTTTAACTGGAACTGCTGCTGAGATTGTTCCTGTTGTTAAAGTTGATGGCAGAATTATTGGCTCTGCTAAACCAGGAAAAATAACAAAAAAAATAAGAGATGAATTTATAAATTTAACTCAAGTTGAAGGTGTGCCTGTTTATGAATAG
- a CDS encoding ATP--guanido phosphotransferase, producing the protein MKIENVNLLSSNIIEEKTRWVFEKISFNNVITSRVRMARNLNNYPFPHNMTFSEAKEVENVVLKKILSYPYDEIFLIRTDQIDKKEKQILIERRIISNDLIENSVPSSVAILPNERVSIMVNEEDHLRIQSIQPGLNLKEGLKKVNKIDNFLQQEIEYAFSQKIGYLTACPTNIGTGIRGSVLIHLPALSILKITSEIFSAIENIGIMVRGFYGEGSKPLGNIFQITTKETSGKRGKQIIEELEVIVNIILQEEEKAVERLRKMKRIREKINKKIREIDKYKSINKEKFLYFFSLMYLGKKLDILNIDDEIFHNLFIWILNSSLKFTEKKISISKNVLKEVKL; encoded by the coding sequence ATGAAGATAGAAAATGTTAATTTGCTTTCATCAAATATTATTGAAGAAAAAACAAGATGGGTTTTTGAAAAAATTTCTTTTAATAATGTTATTACTTCACGAGTAAGAATGGCAAGAAATTTAAATAATTATCCATTTCCTCATAATATGACTTTTTCAGAAGCAAAAGAAGTAGAAAATGTTGTTTTGAAGAAAATTCTCAGTTATCCTTATGATGAAATTTTTTTAATAAGGACTGACCAGATAGATAAAAAAGAAAAACAAATACTTATTGAAAGAAGAATAATAAGTAATGATTTGATAGAAAATTCTGTCCCTTCATCTGTTGCGATTTTACCGAACGAAAGAGTTTCTATTATGGTTAATGAAGAAGACCATTTAAGAATTCAGAGTATTCAACCGGGTCTTAATTTGAAAGAAGGACTTAAAAAAGTTAATAAAATAGATAATTTCCTTCAACAGGAAATTGAATATGCATTTTCTCAAAAAATTGGTTATCTCACTGCCTGTCCTACAAATATTGGTACAGGAATAAGAGGTTCAGTTCTTATACATTTACCTGCATTATCAATTTTAAAAATTACTTCCGAGATTTTTTCAGCAATAGAAAATATAGGTATAATGGTAAGGGGTTTTTATGGAGAAGGTTCAAAGCCATTGGGTAATATTTTCCAAATTACGACAAAAGAAACATCAGGAAAAAGAGGAAAACAAATTATAGAAGAATTAGAAGTTATCGTTAATATAATTTTACAGGAAGAAGAAAAAGCAGTTGAAAGATTGAGAAAAATGAAAAGAATAAGAGAAAAAATAAATAAAAAAATTAGAGAAATTGATAAATATAAAAGTATAAATAAAGAAAAATTCCTTTATTTTTTTTCTCTTATGTATTTAGGGAAAAAACTTGATATTCTTAATATAGACGATGAAATTTTTCATAACTTATTTATATGGATTTTAAATTCTTCTTTAAAATTTACTGAGAAAAAAATTTCCATTTCAAAAAATGTGTTAAAAGAGGTAAAATTATAA
- a CDS encoding ATP-dependent Clp protease ATP-binding subunit codes for MFERFTRRVRTIIDLARKKAVNYGNNEIEPEHIFLAMIEEGQGVGISILHHFGVDLNKVKNEIERYMKIGIVSYVRELPLSQQSKKVLELSFREAQFLGHNYIGTEHLLLGLVADTETIPSKILRRDGISLDRLRRTFEQMLTDGGQLAAENSFGENRYRQQYSTGRKSKTPALDTFGKDLTKEVLEGKLDPVIGREKEILRVIQILCRRKKNNPVLLGDPGVGKTAIVEGLSHMIASGKAPDILKDKRIIMLDLPSMVAGTKYRGEFEQRVKTVLDEIKNSNNIIIFIDELHTLVGAGGAEGAIDASNILKPPLSRGEIQCIGATTLDEYRKYIEKDGALERRFQPVFVSPPTVSETIDILNGLKGKYEAHHNLKITDETIETAVKLSEKYINGRNLPDKAIDLLDEAMSQLRVKLFNPPEEIEKLEKEITEVTKKKEEAINKQNYEKAAIIRDNERELKNKLDYLKENWQKLIPEEKRIVTPESIADVVSQWTGIPVYKLRKEEKDKLLEIESAIHKKVIGQQEAISAISRAIRRSRAGLKDSRKPIGSFLFLGPTGVGKTLLARVLAEFLFGDEQALIQIDMSEYMEKFSVSRLIGAPPGYVGYEEGGQLTEKVRRRPYSVILLDEIEKAHPDVFNLFLQVLEDGRLTDSFGRSVDFKNTILIMTSNIGTNVFKNKAIIGFGEQEDEISFSSLKEQIMERVKKTFRPEFLNRLDEIVIFHPLEKEHLYSILEIELKEVEERLKENNISIVLTDEAKNFLIEKGTNPEFGARPLRRTISRYLEDPLSEEILKDKFPPDLVVIVYRKGEQLSFRLQKKGEKFEENHNSASVIPT; via the coding sequence ATGTTTGAAAGATTTACAAGAAGGGTAAGAACAATAATTGACTTAGCAAGGAAAAAAGCAGTAAATTATGGAAATAACGAAATAGAACCAGAGCATATTTTTTTAGCAATGATTGAAGAAGGGCAGGGAGTTGGAATTTCAATACTTCACCATTTTGGAGTAGACCTTAATAAAGTAAAAAATGAAATAGAAAGATATATGAAAATCGGGATTGTCAGTTATGTTAGAGAACTCCCTTTAAGTCAACAGTCAAAAAAAGTTTTAGAACTATCTTTTAGAGAAGCACAATTTTTAGGACATAATTATATAGGGACTGAACATCTGCTTTTGGGATTAGTGGCAGACACAGAAACAATTCCCTCAAAAATTTTAAGAAGAGATGGTATAAGTTTAGACCGCCTCAGACGAACATTTGAACAAATGCTTACTGATGGTGGACAACTTGCAGCAGAGAATAGTTTTGGAGAAAACAGATATAGACAACAATATTCAACAGGTAGAAAAAGTAAAACACCTGCATTGGATACATTTGGGAAGGATTTAACAAAGGAGGTATTGGAAGGGAAATTAGACCCGGTTATAGGAAGAGAAAAAGAAATTTTAAGAGTAATTCAGATTCTTTGTAGAAGGAAGAAAAATAATCCAGTATTACTTGGAGACCCTGGAGTTGGTAAGACCGCTATTGTTGAAGGACTGTCTCATATGATTGCCTCAGGGAAAGCCCCTGACATTTTAAAAGATAAAAGAATAATTATGCTGGACTTACCCTCAATGGTTGCAGGGACAAAATATAGAGGAGAATTTGAACAAAGAGTAAAAACAGTTCTTGATGAAATTAAGAATTCAAATAATATAATAATTTTTATAGATGAACTTCATACACTTGTTGGAGCAGGTGGTGCTGAAGGGGCAATTGACGCATCAAATATTTTAAAACCCCCTCTTTCAAGGGGTGAAATACAATGTATTGGAGCAACAACTCTTGATGAATACAGGAAATATATTGAAAAAGATGGAGCGCTTGAAAGGAGATTTCAACCAGTTTTTGTAAGCCCCCCAACAGTGAGTGAAACAATAGATATACTTAATGGGTTAAAAGGAAAATATGAAGCACATCATAATCTTAAAATTACTGATGAAACAATTGAAACAGCAGTTAAATTAAGTGAGAAATATATAAATGGAAGAAATTTACCTGATAAAGCAATAGACCTTCTTGATGAAGCAATGAGTCAGTTAAGAGTTAAACTTTTTAATCCACCAGAAGAAATAGAAAAATTAGAAAAAGAAATAACCGAGGTAACAAAAAAGAAAGAAGAGGCAATAAACAAACAGAATTATGAAAAAGCAGCAATCATAAGAGATAATGAAAGAGAATTAAAAAATAAACTTGACTATTTAAAAGAAAACTGGCAAAAATTAATTCCTGAAGAAAAGAGAATAGTTACTCCAGAGTCCATAGCAGATGTTGTTTCTCAATGGACAGGAATACCTGTTTATAAATTACGCAAAGAAGAGAAAGATAAACTTCTTGAAATAGAAAGTGCTATCCATAAAAAAGTTATAGGGCAGCAAGAAGCAATATCTGCTATAAGCAGGGCGATAAGAAGGTCAAGAGCAGGGCTCAAGGATTCAAGAAAACCAATAGGCAGTTTCCTCTTTTTAGGACCAACAGGTGTTGGTAAAACACTTCTTGCAAGAGTACTTGCAGAATTTCTTTTTGGGGATGAACAGGCACTTATTCAAATTGATATGAGCGAATATATGGAAAAATTTTCAGTAAGCCGACTTATTGGTGCTCCTCCTGGATATGTTGGATATGAGGAAGGAGGACAATTAACAGAAAAAGTAAGAAGAAGACCTTATAGTGTAATTCTGTTGGATGAAATTGAAAAAGCACATCCTGATGTTTTTAATCTGTTTTTACAGGTTTTAGAAGATGGTCGTCTTACTGATAGTTTTGGCAGAAGCGTTGATTTTAAAAATACTATTTTAATTATGACATCAAATATAGGGACAAATGTTTTTAAAAACAAAGCAATTATTGGTTTTGGTGAACAGGAAGATGAAATTTCATTTTCATCTCTTAAAGAACAGATTATGGAGAGAGTTAAAAAGACATTTAGACCTGAATTTTTAAATCGGCTTGATGAAATAGTAATTTTCCATCCATTAGAAAAAGAGCATCTTTACTCAATTCTTGAAATTGAACTAAAAGAAGTTGAAGAAAGATTAAAAGAAAATAATATTTCAATTGTGTTAACAGATGAGGCAAAAAATTTTCTTATTGAGAAAGGAACAAATCCTGAATTTGGAGCAAGACCCCTAAGAAGAACAATATCAAGATATTTAGAGGACCCATTATCTGAAGAAATTCTAAAAGATAAATTTCCACCAGATTTAGTTGTAATAGTGTACAGAAAAGGGGAACAACTTTCTTTCCGCTTACAAAAAAAAGGAGAAAAATTTGAGGAAAATCATAATTCCGCTTCTGTTATTCCTACTTAG
- the bamA gene encoding outer membrane protein assembly factor BamA: MRKIIIPLLLFLLSFSVYSFSQSYIREIKLSGNKNVSEEKIFSLIKTKIGSEFSEEGIRNDIKVISQTGYFKNVGYEYEQKEDGVYLKILLEENPSIREIYFSGNRVFKKKKLLEFLGINKGDVFNEVKLKEGIEQIRQNYIKKGVNLAEISYEIKQVDEKVDIHIKIDEKGGRNCIGEIVFKGNKSFSNKELSKCIKHKRRKMPIFRGTFKQDVLEKDIESIKKFYKKNGFLDVQIEGKIIPVRHSLIKIEFDIKEGEKYFLGDIDFQGNLIFDKNKLFSALTLKNKGEVFNEEKAQENIRNILDIYYNKGYIKASVTPIPTIQDKYINITYYIEPENVYHAEEIKVKGNTKTKDKVIRREVEIYPGDIITAKKIKESWENLRALNYFDEINIFPEFTEKESANVVVDVKERERTGIFMLGGGYSSVDNVVGVISIQQNNFDITNPPHFIGGGQRISLTTEIGTEAENFTLSFTEPYFLDKPIWFGPDIYRLTHEWDDYTIERTGGDLRIGRRWEKFSFGAKFLSEKNDLSDVDIPSIRYQEGDLTKNSINFSFVYNNFDSKSSPTIGDKLDLEVEYAGGILNGDIDFIKPTIENNYYHPLGRWTFHSRTYAGWLSEDIEDIPIYERFFGGGIGTVRGYDERTLSPKDAQGYYVGGKTLFAQNLEMIYPLYKDMLKGVLFFDIGNVSNKWDFSELKKGVGAGIKVIIPFFNAPIEVYYGYALDEEPGEDKGQLHIGMSFGF, from the coding sequence TTGAGGAAAATCATAATTCCGCTTCTGTTATTCCTACTTAGTTTTTCTGTTTATTCTTTTTCTCAATCATATATTAGAGAAATAAAGTTATCTGGAAATAAAAATGTCAGTGAGGAAAAGATATTTTCTTTAATAAAAACAAAAATAGGTTCTGAATTTAGTGAAGAGGGTATAAGAAACGATATAAAAGTAATATCTCAAACAGGATATTTTAAAAATGTAGGTTATGAATATGAGCAAAAAGAAGATGGTGTATATCTAAAAATTTTATTAGAAGAAAATCCTTCTATTAGAGAAATATATTTTTCAGGGAATAGGGTTTTTAAGAAGAAAAAACTTCTTGAATTTTTAGGAATAAACAAAGGAGATGTTTTTAATGAAGTTAAATTAAAAGAAGGAATTGAGCAGATAAGACAAAATTATATAAAAAAGGGTGTTAATTTAGCTGAAATAAGTTATGAAATAAAACAAGTAGATGAAAAAGTTGATATACATATAAAAATTGATGAAAAAGGTGGAAGGAACTGTATTGGTGAAATTGTTTTTAAAGGGAATAAAAGTTTCTCAAATAAAGAACTCTCAAAATGCATAAAACATAAAAGAAGAAAGATGCCAATTTTCAGGGGAACATTTAAACAAGATGTTCTTGAGAAAGATATTGAAAGTATAAAAAAGTTTTATAAGAAGAATGGATTTTTAGATGTCCAAATTGAAGGGAAAATTATTCCAGTCAGACACTCTCTTATTAAAATTGAATTTGATATTAAAGAGGGAGAAAAATATTTTTTAGGAGATATTGATTTTCAGGGCAATTTGATTTTTGATAAAAACAAATTATTTTCTGCCCTAACTTTAAAAAATAAAGGAGAGGTATTTAATGAAGAAAAGGCACAGGAAAATATAAGAAATATCTTAGATATTTATTATAATAAGGGATATATAAAAGCAAGTGTTACACCAATACCTACAATACAGGATAAATATATAAATATTACTTATTATATAGAACCAGAAAATGTTTATCACGCAGAAGAAATAAAAGTAAAAGGGAATACAAAAACAAAAGATAAAGTTATAAGAAGAGAAGTAGAAATTTACCCGGGAGATATTATAACTGCTAAAAAAATAAAGGAAAGTTGGGAAAACCTTAGAGCCCTCAATTATTTTGATGAGATAAACATATTTCCTGAGTTTACTGAAAAAGAAAGTGCAAATGTTGTTGTTGATGTAAAAGAAAGAGAAAGAACAGGGATATTTATGCTTGGTGGTGGATATAGTAGTGTAGATAATGTTGTTGGTGTAATAAGTATCCAGCAGAATAATTTTGATATTACAAATCCACCTCATTTTATTGGTGGAGGTCAAAGGATTTCTTTAACAACAGAAATAGGAACAGAAGCAGAGAATTTTACATTAAGTTTTACAGAACCATATTTTCTTGACAAACCAATATGGTTCGGACCTGATATTTATAGATTAACTCATGAATGGGATGATTATACAATTGAAAGAACAGGAGGAGATTTAAGAATTGGAAGAAGATGGGAAAAATTTTCTTTTGGAGCTAAATTTTTATCAGAAAAAAACGATTTATCAGATGTAGATATCCCATCAATTAGATATCAAGAGGGTGATTTAACTAAAAATAGTATTAATTTTTCTTTTGTTTATAATAATTTTGATAGCAAGTCATCCCCAACAATTGGAGATAAACTTGATTTAGAAGTTGAATATGCAGGTGGAATTTTAAACGGGGATATTGATTTCATAAAACCAACAATAGAAAATAATTATTATCATCCATTAGGGAGATGGACTTTTCATAGTAGAACATATGCTGGATGGCTCAGTGAAGATATAGAGGATATTCCAATTTATGAAAGGTTTTTTGGTGGTGGTATAGGAACAGTTAGAGGATATGATGAAAGGACTTTATCACCAAAAGATGCACAGGGATATTATGTGGGTGGAAAAACATTATTTGCACAAAATTTAGAAATGATATATCCTTTATACAAAGATATGTTGAAAGGCGTATTGTTTTTTGATATAGGTAATGTTTCAAATAAATGGGATTTTTCTGAATTGAAAAAAGGAGTTGGTGCTGGTATAAAAGTAATTATCCCATTTTTTAATGCTCCAATAGAAGTTTATTATGGATATGCGTTAGATGAAGAACCTGGAGAGGATAAAGGGCAACTTCATATTGGAATGAGTTTTGGTTTTTAG
- a CDS encoding OmpH family outer membrane protein: protein MKKKILFGVVCSIFLFSIVSFADIKIGYVDMQKIFTNYKKAIESEETFNKEVETEQKKINDLQEEIKKMQAEYDAKKDILKPDEKTKKEEELKTKMEEFTKQWSDVNKKLTDRNNELINQRLEEIKKVISDYGKKNGYSIIMNNINNQIILYGDEKGDLTDKIIEVLNSQK, encoded by the coding sequence ATGAAAAAGAAAATTTTGTTTGGTGTAGTTTGTAGTATTTTTTTGTTTTCTATTGTTTCATTTGCAGATATTAAAATTGGATATGTTGATATGCAGAAAATATTTACCAATTATAAAAAAGCAATTGAGAGTGAGGAGACATTTAATAAGGAAGTAGAGACAGAGCAGAAGAAAATAAATGACCTACAGGAAGAAATTAAGAAAATGCAGGCGGAATATGATGCAAAGAAAGATATTTTAAAACCAGATGAAAAAACAAAAAAAGAAGAAGAATTAAAAACAAAAATGGAGGAATTCACAAAGCAGTGGAGTGATGTTAACAAAAAACTTACTGACAGGAACAATGAACTTATTAATCAGAGGTTAGAGGAAATAAAAAAGGTAATAAGTGATTATGGAAAGAAAAATGGATACAGTATAATTATGAATAACATAAACAATCAGATAATTCTTTATGGAGATGAAAAAGGTGATTTAACTGATAAGATAATTGAAGTTTTAAATTCTCAAAAATGA